The sequence TATTGAAACAAAAGAATCATGATTTCTTGGAGGTATGAGACCATAAGATCTTTCGCAAAAGGACTTTGTTCCTGCTCAAGAATGGTCGATTGTCGGATGAAATGATTCATCAAGGTATAAAGTTCGTTCCCACAACTCATCACACGATTTTGAATGTGTTCAATGGATTGCGGAAGCATATTCATATCAAACATAATGGTTAAGTAGGAACATGCATTTTCACCAAGTACCGACTGAGTATGAAATTGACCGGGGAAGTACAGAATCATTTCTTGATTTTCCAAAGTAAATGAGGCCCCTTCAATTTCTGTAGTTAATACCCCTGCGTCCACGTAAGTAAGTTCCCAATAGTTATGGGCTTCCCCTTCAAAATGATAATTTTTTCCCTTCACATTATAATAGTAGGAATAAATTTCACTGACATTAAATTGTGGTTTGATGGATACGTATTCAATTTCTGATTCCAAACTGGTTTCAATCATCGTGGGTTGACCTTCTGTTTGGTAGGATATTTCTACCATAGCACTTTGTGTAATCGGCATCAGTGCATAGCGAATATGGGGATGAATTACTGCTGTTCGATGAATGACAAACCGTTCTCGATTCCCATTCGCATCCTCAACCAAGACAACGGCAATCCCTTCCACGACCCGGATGTAGGTTGCTTCGGAAACGGCAGTGAGCGCATTGGGTTTTTTATTGGCTAAGATTTTTGAAATAATGGGATACGAGCTGACTTTATCCGTCGCATGACCGTATTTTAGAAACTGCGGTCCTGTGGTTTTTTGATACATTACTTACCTCCTATAAGACGAAAAAGCACACATGTGCTTTTTCTATATATTATTTTTTGTTTTTACGTTTTCCGTAAAGGATAAAGCATCCACCGACAACAACAAGTACACCCACAAATGGTAGGACATTTTGTGGTGTAACACCCGTTGATGGCAATACCTTAACATCTTTTTCACCCAAGGCAAAGAGTGAGAATGAAGCAGTATCAAAGGTAATACGTGTTCCATCTTCCTCCCATGCAAGAGATTCAAATCCATCTTTAGTTTCATGGTAAACTTGTAAACTCGCACGATCTAAGGCTTTTTTCGGTTCAATTGAGACATTGACTGGATTTTTAGGTTGTACTGCATGACCATCACTCAAGAGTGTGATATCATAGCCAACTGTATTTTTTAATCCATCAACAGTGAGGTTATTCTTAATTGAAACACTTAAGCTTGTATTTTCTGGGAGATCACCTTCCGTATAGGTAATCACCACATTGGATGCATCATCCACAAGTGTTAATGTTTTTGGTGTTTCAGGTTTTACTTCTGGTTTTGGTTTTTCAGGTGTTGTAACCGTTACAGCTTCAAGTTGTAGGTTTTGAGATACACCGTTTTTATTTTCGGTATTCACCGTAATGTGTGTTTTTCCGTTCTCAATTACAGCGTCACCATTGCCTGATACCACATCAAATGTTCCATCTAAAGTAAAGGATACTGTTGCTTGTTTGTGCGTTGGATCTTGTACTGCAAAGTTTAATCCTTTACGCATCACAATCATTTTACTGTTTGTACTTAGATCTTCTACTGTGTGGTCTGATTCATCAAAGAAGGCATAACCGGTCATACCGAGATCTTTTTGACGTACAGCATGAACGCCATCTTCTTGCGCAACAATCTCAATAGGATTTGCTTTTGCGTAAGCTTCTGTCTCATCAGCACTTGCATTCGGTAAGATTGCATAAGCATATTGGTTTGTTTCTTTACCGTTATGTTCGTACGTTACCGTCGCAAATTGACGTGTTACTTCTTTATCGGCAGCTCCTACTGTTTTATTACGAACATAAGAGTATTTTTGTGTATTACTTGATGTATTTACATTCACATCTTGATTACCAAAGAATACATAACCTGTGTCTTTATTAACACCGTCGGTACCCATTGCGAGCCATTTAAGTCCTTTTTGAACGCCATTTTCAAGTGTTTTCACACCCTCTTGGTTTTCACCTTTAAGGTTAATAGCATCTGTAGTTTCAAACATACGGTTTTCAACGGTTGTCGTTAAGTCACGTTGTTTTTCATCATGAATGTTTGATCCTAAAGCGACAATCTCATCATCAAACATAAACCATGATTTATTTGCTTCTGCGTTTTTGTAAACTTTGAAATCTTCAGGGAGAAGTCCTTCTTGCGCATCCGCGTAAGCCTCATCATCGCCCAATTGCATTGCGGACGCACCGTAGATTCCCATCTTTACATCACCTGAGTAATCATTTGTACCCAATGGGAAGTATACGTATTTATTTTGTGTAATGGATCCGGCTTCAAATCCTTCAGCACGATCATAGAAATCTTTTCCGTAAAGTTCTGGAATTGTTTGGCGTACTTCATTGACTGTTGTGATACCCGGAAGTTTATGGTGATCAACGGTTGCATAGAAGTTAATACCGTGCATGCTTGTTTGATCGTTTCCACTTTGGTAGAGGTAGTATGCACCATCACCTTGGAACCATGAACGAAGGTTTTCACCACTCATGTATTCATATTTAGAAATACGATTTGAACTTCTTGAAAGTGCAAATGCAAAGCCTTCACGTGTATGGATTGCTTTATCCATTAAGTTAAATGCGTAGTGATCATTTGTTTCTAATGGGTTTAATGCTTTGATGTCTGAATTCTTAACAATTGCTTCATATGCCGCAATATTTTGAATTGAAACAAAGGTTGCGGGATTAATGGTTGAGCGAATGTTTTCAATCAAATATTTGATATAGCTTTGAAGTTTCAGTTGTTCTGCTTGAGGAAGGCTTTGGGATAGTTGTACAAATGCTTCAATAACACTTGAAGCATCACCATAACCTGAACCGGTACGTGATACAGCACGACCCTTTACAATTTCCATCATGTATCCTTCATACATAACGGGTGCAAAACCACGGTAAATCCATTCTTGAACTGTATCCAATAAGGTATCATTTTGCCATTTTGTACCATCTAATACCGTTACAAGTTGCGCAATACGACCCAGTAATACTTTTCCATATGAACCGGTATAAGCAACCGTTGAGTGTTGGACAAAGGATCCATCTTCATAAAAACCATCCGTAACGCCATGTTGGAGGTTACTTGGGTCAATCGTACTGAATACGGTCATTGAATTTTCTACAGCTTTACTGATGCGTGCTTCATCCTTAAGCACAGCACCTTGAAGAATGCGGTTAAAGGTAATATCTGTAAGGTTTGCTCCAGTATGTTGACGTGCATCAAGGTTTACATCGCCAATGGTAGGATCACCAGGCTTCGCATCACCACGGATATAGGAATCCATTGCGATTACGGATTCTTTGATAAATCCTGGAAGTGCAGCTTCGATCTCATCACCAAGTAGGAACATGATGTTTGATAAGCTTTGAGGGACACCAATTTCCCAGCTGTACCAGTTTCCATAATATCCAGTATCCATTTTATTAAAGTAGTTATCACCCAACCACTTAATACCATCTAAAACTGCCTTTAACGCTTCAGGGGATTGATAAAGGGGGTTTTCATTACCTGGCATCGAGTAAGCCAAGGCAATCGCATTAAGTTGTTGATATGATTTTTGTAGGTTTGTGGACAAGTCGTGATCGGTTTTACCACCACCACGTAATACTAAACCTGTAATGTATTCATCATCATGACCAACGATGGATTCCATTGCTTTTTTCCCGTTGGTATAGATTGCAGTAATTTTCTTTTGATTGACTGCATCGTTATTAATTGTTTCATTCCCTAATAAATATTCACGATAGTTGCTGTTTATTTTGTCAATATCGTTATGATCCGCTGTAACGCTACGAACCCCTACCATCGATAATGACACTGCAAGCGTCATTAAAAATGTGAACACTTTTCTCATATGTTTCTTCATTTTCGTCTCCATTCAAATTTAAAGATTAGTCCTAAACCGGTTTACAAACGAATTATATGTTAACGGTTACATTGTGTCAACACCTTTTTAAAAATTAGGTGAACCGGTTTTGTGAAAATCGACGTTTTTTTGACGAAGATGTTAATCGTTAAGAACTTTATGATAAGATAGTGTTATAAAAACGCAGGTTGTTCTCGAATTCAATTTCGTTGACACCATTTATCGACAGGCGTATAATGAACATTGTTCAGTAATGAGGTGATTAAATGAAAAAAGCAGTAATAAGTAAGGAATCGCTCCTTGAGGTTGCGAAAGATATTGTATTTAAAGATGGCTTGGATAAGTTAAACATGCGTAATTTAGCGCAAAAAGCTGATGTTTCGATTGGTTCTGTTTATAATTATTTTCCATCCAAAAATGATCTGCTCTTAGATGTCATTGAAGATTTTTGGAAACAAGTTTTTTATGATGATATCTGTAAAGTTGATACAAATATTCAATTTGTAGACTTTATAGAACAGATATATGATCGTTTGCGTCATCATATCGACGAGTTCAATTCCTTGTTTATGAGTCATGTGGAAATCATGAATCAAGAAGCAAAAATGAAGGGACATCATGTCGGAATGCAATATGTTGATCATATTCGAACCGGTCTTCTCTATGTTCTTCAAGAAGATTCAACGATTAAATCCACTGCATTTACCGATTCCTTTACCCAAGATGGGTTGTTAGATTTTGTATTTCTTCACGTATTTATCTCATTACGTAAAGGTAGTCCAAACATTGATTTTCTTGCGGAAGTTTTAAATCGACTCTTATATGAGTAGAAAGAGGTTTATATGAAAAAGATGATTAATACGTCCTTTGCTTATCTGATTGCAGGACTTGTTGGTGGTGTGTTTTATCGCGAATTTACGAAATTTCAAGGCTTTACCGGTTTTACACGATTGAGTCTAATTCATCCACATTTATTGGTCTTGGGTATGATTTTATCCCTGATTGTGGCCTTGTTCTTTGTGAAATTTGATCTTGATAAAAAACCTAAGTGGAATCGCTTCTATATTACTTATAATTTAGGTGTGATTACCACAACACTGATGCTTTTGGTACGAGGTCTTACTGAGGTCTTAAATATTTCTTTATCTTCAGGAATGTCCGCTGCCATCTCGGGTCTAGCAGGTCTAAGTCACATTATCTTAACTGTTGGAATTATGTATTTATTCACCCTATTACGCAATGAAGCTTAAAAAAACACCAATACGACGGAACTTGGTCAGTTCCACATTGTATTGGTGTTTTTTTATTGAGCTTGTAAATATTCATCAAACAGTATATCCATTGTATCAAAACTTGCACTGCCTAAATCAAGAATCATTTGATGGAATGTTTTCTCATCAAATGCATCCCCGAGTTCTTTTTGAGCACGTTCTTTCATGCTTTGAATCGACATGGCTCCATAATAGTAACTCCAGATATTTCCTGGTTCTAAAATGATTTGACGATAGATTTCATCCCGTTCATCCTCAGTATTGTTTACGTATACCGAATCAAAGAAGGACCCCATCTCCTCACGACTCCAATCATTATAATGAATACCGATATCCACTTCTAGAAGAATTAAGTACATGGATTCATAAAGATCCCGTATATAATCTTCATATCCTTTTGGACCACCTAGATATCGGACGGAAAGTAGTTCAACATATTGTGCCCAACCTTCGGTCATCGCATTATTTCGAATGTACAGTCGAATTGGATGCATCCCTTTAATACCACGCATATATTGTGTTTGATACATATGTCCCGGAATTGCTTCATGAGCAAAGGTTGTAAAGTTTGCAGGATCAAAAGTACTATTAATGTAGATGCGTTGCGTGTGATCTGGATTGCTGTCAATTGGCGGAACATAATAGAATGCCGGATTAGATATAGCCGCTAATGATGCATCGATATTATAAACTTTATAGGGTATTTCAGGAATCTCAGGGAAATCTCTTAGACTTTTCTTATAAAGGTCATCAATTAAAGCGTAAGCATCTTTGTAATCAGGTGCGGTTTGCTTGGATTCAAAGTCCTGGTATTCTTGAAGCTTGTTACTGGTTTCCACGGCTTTCAAACGTTGATAAACTTCAATACGACGGTTACTAATCCACATTTGAAATTCTGGAATTGTTAAATTTCGTCCACTTAATGATGGAATTAAGGTCTCATAGTAAGTTTTTCCGTTTTCAAGATGGGCAAGGCCTCGATTGGGTCGAGTCTTTACCGTTTTAAGATCGTTCTCCAACTTCACAAAAGCATTATAAAAGACATCTCGGATGGCTTCACGATTCTCTTGGATGGTTGCGGTCTTTTCGGATTCTTTAAGAAATTCTAGGGATGATATTTTTGAATCAAATCCTTTAATTAAGAAAAAATCATCGGAGAGGGATTGTTCTTTCATAACTGCTACGAAATCCGTTAACTTTTCATGTTCAAACTGAGTCATCATTTCTGTCTTATTATAAAATGCAATAGATTCATCAAAATACGTTGGTATTGAATCAATTAAAGAGAAATAGCCACGAATATCACTTTCAGTTCTAAAGGTAAACCCTTCGAGATATTGGGGAATGGCATCCAACTCTGGATCCACTTGAAATTGAAATGGTTGATAACCCGAGGCCATGCGTTCCAATTCATAGAGAAGCACACGCTTATCAATAATTTGTTGGTCTGATAACGTTCGATCTTTAAACTTACGGATATTCTTTTGAATATCTTTAATTAAGTCTTTCGACATTTCAAAATCTTCTTCACTTCCAAGTCGAAATGCGTAATGTTCAACATCCACATCATATTCTTCAGGATGTTCTAAGAGATAATTACTTGATGGGTCGGTTGATCCAATCATTGACACTAAAGCTGTATCTAATGCACTCTCAAAATCTTTGTTTGTGCCATCATTACTGGGTGATGATACAAATTGGCAACCAAACAAATTAATCAGTATGACTAGTATTGTTAGTGTTTTTTTCATATATTATCCCACCCTATTCAAATTTTCGAGCCATGTATTCGTTGCATCCATCACCATTTCCTTTTTTCGACTTTGAAATATATTATGACCTACACCTTCAAGGACTTTCAATGCTTTTGCACTGCTACTCATGCTTTCGTAAAACATTAGTGACGATTCTAAGGGAACAATTGAGTCGCTATCTCCATGGAAAATAAGACAAGGACACGCATAGCTGCTCATCCTGGACTTAAAAACTGTTGGTGCATGGATTAGGGTCTCTAAGACAAACGACTGCGTAACACGCTTAAACGGTCCTTTAGACAAAGCCTGTTCAATCATGCTTAATTGCCACAAATCATCTTCAATTAATGAAGTAAATAACGCTAAAACTGAGATTGAGGATTGGTCAAGTGAAGCCCATTCATCTTGAACACAAAGACCGGGTGCAAGTAAAATTTTCCCATCAATACGATGTCCATAATCCAGACCATATAACGCTGTTACCATCCCACCTAAACTAAATCCCATCGTATAGATTGGACAATCCGAATCAAGTGTTTTTGAATAAGAAACAAGTGTATCCAAATCTAAAATCAGATCACGATAATCGTTTAAATCACCCAAAGGTGCTCTTGTTCCACCATGACTTCGCATATCATAACGAATTACCGTATAACCACGTTGGTTAAGTCCGTAAGCTACCGAGTTATAATAAACAATTTGTTCTAAAAAGCCATGACTGATAATCACAATCCCTTTAGGATTTCTTACCTCACTCAAAGAAACTTTTAATTCCGTGTCGTCAAAGGCTTTAATAAATAATTGCATAAGTCACCTCAAATCCCACTTCTTTCTTTTATCATATTGGAATTTAGGACAAAAGTATAGGAAAAAGAGAACAAATTAAGCGATTTACGAAATATTCGTGGATAAACGACACGATTCAACGAACCCTTATTGAAAATATGGTATACTTTCAATATCGTTTAGAAATTTGAGGTAATTGTATGAATGAGATGATTCCAACGTTTTTTATATATTGGGTAATTTATGGTGTAATTGGATGGATCATGGAGACGCTATACTGCTCGATACCAGAAGGAAAGTTTGTGGAACGAGGCTTTTTGAATGGACCAATTGTGCCAATCTATGGATTTGGTGCATTGTTTGTTTTAAGCATCTTGAAACCATTTTTAGATAGTCCAATTCTAGTATTTGTTTTAGGGTTTCTCTTAACAAGTGTTTTAGAGTACATTACAAGTTATATTATGGAAAAAGCATTTGGGATGCGTTGGTGGGATTATTCCGACTATAAATATAATATTAAAGGCCGTGTTTGTCTTTTAAACAGTACAATGTTTGGTGTTCTCTGTGTTGTATTAGTTGAATGGATTCACCCTATTGTTACTAAAATTATTGCTCGCTTTAGTCCCACAACAATACTCTTAGCATCAAGTGTCTTAGGTGTAATTATAGCCGTTGATTTCGTTGTATCTGTTATATCTGTATTGAATCTTAAGAAACGTCTTAAGTCCTTGGAAGTATTACATACTGAAATGGCAGAACTGATTCATACATTTAATGAAAAGAGTACCTTGCGCATTGAAGAAATTAAAGAACGAATTGCGGAACTTAAAGCGGAATACAAGTTTACAGAACGTCGTCTTATTCGCTCATTCCCGACTATGAAAGCAGAGCAGTTTAGCGAGTTCTTTGAAGATGTGAAATCAGCTGCACGTTCCAAACGGAATAAAATTAAAAAAGATTAGAAAAAACACCTTGACGTATCAAGGTGTTTTTTTTGGATTTAAACTTGAAACAAGCTTTACCATTCTTGGATAATACAGTGTCGCTAATAAGGCTGCAAGAAGTCCTTGGAAGACATCACCTTTAAGAGCAATCAGCATCGCTGTCCAACTTTGCGCAAGCCATACTGCAACAAATCCGTACATCACCATCATCCAAAGCCCCGCCAAACCAAACGGAATCCAACGACGTGATGACTCCAAATGATTTCTGAATAAATATAAGATGACCACTTCACCTGCTTTAATACACAAGGTAAATGGAGCATACACGGCATACCCCGCCATTAGATCGGCTCCCGCACTTCCAATCCCTGCAGCAAACAAAGCGTAAGGAAAGGGTAAAACAGCTACTGAGATCATAATCACAAAATCACCAAGATTTAAATAACCTCCTGTTGCCGATGGAATTTTAATCATCATCGTAACAACGGTTATCAAGGCACTCATCATTGCAGTGAGAACCATCCATTTTAAAGTGTTTGATTTATCCATAACATCCTCCTCTTCTTTTTTTATTATACCACCTGTTTCATATGCCTTTAATTCCACTCATTCAATTTAATACAAATTAAGAAAAAAAGAGATCTACAGAAGATCTCCTTGGCATGTTGATTCTTGCCAGTTAATATTACATTTAAGAATTTGGTTGGGTGCTTCCATATAGTCCCCTTCAATACGATCAATGAGAATACGTCCGGCTTGATAGCCTTCATCATATGCTGGTTGAACAATTGTGGTAACAGATGGCGATGCGACATTGGTCCACTCTGTATTATCAAAGCCAAGTAAACCGATGGTTGTAGGAATTAGATTTCGTAATTCTTTTAACCCCATATAAACAATTGGTAGAAGCCAGCAATTGGCTGCAAAAATCAATGTTTTACGGTTTAGCATAATGTTATTACTGATAATTTCTGTAATTTCAGCAGGTGTTACATTATCCGATACGATTTGCATATTACATTGTTTACCATTAAGTGCTAGCGCATCAATAAAGCCTTGTGAGCGTTCTTGACGTGTTGAGAGGATGCTTGGATCTGCGGTTAGAAGAATAAACTCCTCATAGCCAAGTTTCATCATTTCCTCGGTTGTTTCTAAAACGGCTTCATAATTATTCGTTTTAACCCAAGGGTTGTTTTGAACATTTGTTTGTGAATCAATAAAAACAATTTCTTTATTTTGAGAACGAATTTTCTTAATCAACTTATGAAAACTTGTCGTTGGTTGGACAATAAACCCATCAACACCCATAGCAAGCATACGGTTGACATAATTTTCTTCATTTTCAATATCGTAGTTTGTATTCCCTACGATAAGTTGATATTTCCCCTCTTTCGCTGCTTCATCAATTCCTTTAACAATCTGATTCGCAAATGCATTCGTAATATCACCGATGATTACACCGATAAGCTTCATGCTTTTTGCATTCAATGAGCGTGCGACAACACTGGGACTGTAATTTGTTTCCTCAATTACTTTTTCAATGCGTTCGCGTGTTTCCGCACTCATTTTATCAAATTTTCCGTTCAAGAAGAATGAGATGGTGGTTTTAGATGTACCCGCCAACGAAGCGATTTCTTTAATCGTTAACTTCTTTTCCTGAGTCATGTTTAATTCCTTTCATCAACTTATTTTTTTACATCATAACGTACTTATTATATTACTAAGTAAACCGATTAACAAGTTGTTAACTTTCATAATTAAGCGCGCATAACCTTTTGTCCAAAGCGATTTGAGCGTATAACACATTTCGCATGGAACGGTTTGCCATTACAATACATAATTTTCTTACCTTGCCAGATCTCTTCATGAAGCACACTAACTTCAATTTCCTCGCCCTCTGCTTTAAAACTGTAAGCACAGCCACGAAGATCATCGATGGGCGTATCACCATTTTGAAGAATAGGAATTCGTTTAACATCCCACTTTGGATCTACAAATAATGTAACATTAACGCATTCATCCACAAAGCGCTGTTCTTGGACTAAAACAGGGTGTGTCGATGGTTTGTTGTAGGTGTATGCAATGACATCCGATGTAAGCTCAATTGCTTGCGTGCTTATGACATTCAATTTTGTTTCATCTTCGAACTCTATTATACCATTTTGATACACTAATGATTCATCTAAGTGATACTTCGTTGTAGCAATATGGCTTCCTTGAGCTTGTATCGCATCTACAATCATCCAAATACCGTCATCAATCACAATAAGCTTACGTTGATGCACCGAATCCTTCGCAAGAAGAGCACCCTCATAATAATGACAGTTTCCATCATGGCGGACATAATTTTTAAGTGGCTTATAAAAAGAAGCATACGTCCATGATGTATCCGGTACTGCGGATGGTTTCCCATCCAAAATTACAGTATTATGGCTTTCCATACCTTTTAAATGCATCCGTCGAGGATCATCTTCTCGATAGGTTAAACGACCGGGATCAACCAAAACGGGTTTTCCTCGGAAATACGTAGAAACATGAAGATTATCCGCATGTCCATGACCACTTCCTAAAGAACCATTTGTAAACATGGTGAAATGCGCATCCGTACCCCAGTGACTGCGAGTTGTATAAATACCACTATCCTCACCATCATAATTTAGTGAGATTGGTACTTCCATCTCAAACGCATCAAATTCATCTTGAGCTTGAACACCATAGGCATAACACACTTCAAAATCAAGAACTGAATTTGCACGTGATTTATAAAGCGGATTATCTAAAGCGACTGCGCACGTTCCCATGATACCACTCAATATCGTTCGATCACTATCACCATAAGCAATCATGTCATTATGAGGTGTTGCTTGATAATACAGGGCATAAGCCATTTTATCGAGCGTATGTTTTAATCCTTCTTGATTGTTTACGTATGGCAACGCTTTTAAACCATAATTTAAAACTTCAACATGATACATCGTTGATTGTTCCCAATGCATCCCATCGGGATAGACTTGGATTTCAAATTGTGTGCTGATTTCATCTTCAATCCATGCTTTGAACCCTGAATCCGCATCTGCTTGTAGCCATCCAAGATACTTCGCTAAAACACAAGTCTGAATACTTCCCCAATTACTTAAGGTATACTTAGTTAGATAATGATCTTTGAGATACAATGCTTGGGTTTCAAGACTTAATTCAATCAACTTAAAACTTGCCTCATCCAGAAGATTATAGACCTTTAAATAAGGGCATAAGTCCAACCAGTTATTCATACGCATTGCTGTGTCAAGCGTACGTGTTGATGGACCGGATGTAAGTGGTGTATGGGCACAGATCCAATTCGATACCAAATCGTGGCCATGTTTAATATATTTTAAATCATCCGTCAATACCGTAGCCATTACTAATGACGGAAGATAATCCATTCGATTCAACATAAATATCCACTCATCATCGCCATTTGGTGTGGTTGTCCACCCAAATGGATCTAAGGTGTAAGGTGTATCACACGGCTCCATATCCCAATCACGAGTGAATGTAAAGATATTCATCATCAGTTGATCTGCATAAGCGATCACATCATTTTTCTTAAAATCATATAATAATTTTAAACGTTCTAGATCAAGTTTTTGTGATTTATGTTCAATTGTTTGATATAAAGAATTCTTTACCATCTTATGTTCTCCTTATGAATAAAAAAGAGAACTACTTATCGAAGTAGCTCTCTAAAGTTAAATACTAAGCTAAGATTCCGAAGAAGCTTAAGGCAACACCAAGTACTACTGTAAGAATAACAAGTTTGTATGTATTCCAACCTTTTTTCTTAATT is a genomic window of Erysipelothrix amsterdamensis containing:
- a CDS encoding helix-turn-helix domain-containing protein encodes the protein MYQKTTGPQFLKYGHATDKVSSYPIISKILANKKPNALTAVSEATYIRVVEGIAVVLVEDANGNRERFVIHRTAVIHPHIRYALMPITQSAMVEISYQTEGQPTMIETSLESEIEYVSIKPQFNVSEIYSYYYNVKGKNYHFEGEAHNYWELTYVDAGVLTTEIEGASFTLENQEMILYFPGQFHTQSVLGENACSYLTIMFDMNMLPQSIEHIQNRVMSCGNELYTLMNHFIRQSTILEQEQSPFAKDLMVSYLQEIMILLFQYDEPTSSHNTSNPIQVNFENEMMDEIYTYIQANIHRPLSVEDICNQFAISRSALQLLFNKYFDMPPKQYINEQKLERAKHLILEGKYPITDVALKLGFSSIHYFSRKFKQHFGFAPSEYAQKIYTQEKGPR
- a CDS encoding putative ABC transporter permease, translating into MNEMIPTFFIYWVIYGVIGWIMETLYCSIPEGKFVERGFLNGPIVPIYGFGALFVLSILKPFLDSPILVFVLGFLLTSVLEYITSYIMEKAFGMRWWDYSDYKYNIKGRVCLLNSTMFGVLCVVLVEWIHPIVTKIIARFSPTTILLASSVLGVIIAVDFVVSVISVLNLKKRLKSLEVLHTEMAELIHTFNEKSTLRIEEIKERIAELKAEYKFTERRLIRSFPTMKAEQFSEFFEDVKSAARSKRNKIKKD
- a CDS encoding DUF885 domain-containing protein — encoded protein: MKKTLTILVILINLFGCQFVSSPSNDGTNKDFESALDTALVSMIGSTDPSSNYLLEHPEEYDVDVEHYAFRLGSEEDFEMSKDLIKDIQKNIRKFKDRTLSDQQIIDKRVLLYELERMASGYQPFQFQVDPELDAIPQYLEGFTFRTESDIRGYFSLIDSIPTYFDESIAFYNKTEMMTQFEHEKLTDFVAVMKEQSLSDDFFLIKGFDSKISSLEFLKESEKTATIQENREAIRDVFYNAFVKLENDLKTVKTRPNRGLAHLENGKTYYETLIPSLSGRNLTIPEFQMWISNRRIEVYQRLKAVETSNKLQEYQDFESKQTAPDYKDAYALIDDLYKKSLRDFPEIPEIPYKVYNIDASLAAISNPAFYYVPPIDSNPDHTQRIYINSTFDPANFTTFAHEAIPGHMYQTQYMRGIKGMHPIRLYIRNNAMTEGWAQYVELLSVRYLGGPKGYEDYIRDLYESMYLILLEVDIGIHYNDWSREEMGSFFDSVYVNNTEDERDEIYRQIILEPGNIWSYYYGAMSIQSMKERAQKELGDAFDEKTFHQMILDLGSASFDTMDILFDEYLQAQ
- a CDS encoding polysaccharide lyase 8 family protein encodes the protein MKKHMRKVFTFLMTLAVSLSMVGVRSVTADHNDIDKINSNYREYLLGNETINNDAVNQKKITAIYTNGKKAMESIVGHDDEYITGLVLRGGGKTDHDLSTNLQKSYQQLNAIALAYSMPGNENPLYQSPEALKAVLDGIKWLGDNYFNKMDTGYYGNWYSWEIGVPQSLSNIMFLLGDEIEAALPGFIKESVIAMDSYIRGDAKPGDPTIGDVNLDARQHTGANLTDITFNRILQGAVLKDEARISKAVENSMTVFSTIDPSNLQHGVTDGFYEDGSFVQHSTVAYTGSYGKVLLGRIAQLVTVLDGTKWQNDTLLDTVQEWIYRGFAPVMYEGYMMEIVKGRAVSRTGSGYGDASSVIEAFVQLSQSLPQAEQLKLQSYIKYLIENIRSTINPATFVSIQNIAAYEAIVKNSDIKALNPLETNDHYAFNLMDKAIHTREGFAFALSRSSNRISKYEYMSGENLRSWFQGDGAYYLYQSGNDQTSMHGINFYATVDHHKLPGITTVNEVRQTIPELYGKDFYDRAEGFEAGSITQNKYVYFPLGTNDYSGDVKMGIYGASAMQLGDDEAYADAQEGLLPEDFKVYKNAEANKSWFMFDDEIVALGSNIHDEKQRDLTTTVENRMFETTDAINLKGENQEGVKTLENGVQKGLKWLAMGTDGVNKDTGYVFFGNQDVNVNTSSNTQKYSYVRNKTVGAADKEVTRQFATVTYEHNGKETNQYAYAILPNASADETEAYAKANPIEIVAQEDGVHAVRQKDLGMTGYAFFDESDHTVEDLSTNSKMIVMRKGLNFAVQDPTHKQATVSFTLDGTFDVVSGNGDAVIENGKTHITVNTENKNGVSQNLQLEAVTVTTPEKPKPEVKPETPKTLTLVDDASNVVITYTEGDLPENTSLSVSIKNNLTVDGLKNTVGYDITLLSDGHAVQPKNPVNVSIEPKKALDRASLQVYHETKDGFESLAWEEDGTRITFDTASFSLFALGEKDVKVLPSTGVTPQNVLPFVGVLVVVGGCFILYGKRKNKK
- a CDS encoding alpha/beta hydrolase, encoding MQLFIKAFDDTELKVSLSEVRNPKGIVIISHGFLEQIVYYNSVAYGLNQRGYTVIRYDMRSHGGTRAPLGDLNDYRDLILDLDTLVSYSKTLDSDCPIYTMGFSLGGMVTALYGLDYGHRIDGKILLAPGLCVQDEWASLDQSSISVLALFTSLIEDDLWQLSMIEQALSKGPFKRVTQSFVLETLIHAPTVFKSRMSSYACPCLIFHGDSDSIVPLESSLMFYESMSSSAKALKVLEGVGHNIFQSRKKEMVMDATNTWLENLNRVG
- a CDS encoding DUF2871 domain-containing protein: MKKMINTSFAYLIAGLVGGVFYREFTKFQGFTGFTRLSLIHPHLLVLGMILSLIVALFFVKFDLDKKPKWNRFYITYNLGVITTTLMLLVRGLTEVLNISLSSGMSAAISGLAGLSHIILTVGIMYLFTLLRNEA
- a CDS encoding ECF transporter S component, with the protein product MDKSNTLKWMVLTAMMSALITVVTMMIKIPSATGGYLNLGDFVIMISVAVLPFPYALFAAGIGSAGADLMAGYAVYAPFTLCIKAGEVVILYLFRNHLESSRRWIPFGLAGLWMMVMYGFVAVWLAQSWTAMLIALKGDVFQGLLAALLATLYYPRMVKLVSSLNPKKTP
- a CDS encoding TetR/AcrR family transcriptional regulator, producing MKKAVISKESLLEVAKDIVFKDGLDKLNMRNLAQKADVSIGSVYNYFPSKNDLLLDVIEDFWKQVFYDDICKVDTNIQFVDFIEQIYDRLRHHIDEFNSLFMSHVEIMNQEAKMKGHHVGMQYVDHIRTGLLYVLQEDSTIKSTAFTDSFTQDGLLDFVFLHVFISLRKGSPNIDFLAEVLNRLLYE